GAAAAAGAAATTATCATAGCAGAGAAAAGTTATACTGCTGAGGCTCTTTTTTATTTATTGGAAGTACAATTAGGAGATAGTTTAGGAATTATTATGGACCATGCTCCTAGTGAAAAAAATCATCAAAAAATTCAAGAACATTTTAAAGATTGTGAAACTGTTTATATAGAATCTTTTTACTTGAATGAAGATAAAGAATTGGCAATCAAAAACTTTCATAGTTATGCAGCAAAGTCAGGAGAAATAGTTAAAAAAGCTGGAATTAAAAATCCTATTCCAGTACATTTTTCAAGAAAATATAAAGCAGTGCAAATAGAACAACTTCAGCAAGAGTTTTTTACAGCTTTTACATCAACAACAGTTTAGCAAAAACAAATGAAGAAACGTATTTTAATTTTAATACTAGTATTCCCTTTTACTGTATTCTCTCAAGTCATAAATGTAGAAAACCTAAGAAGAGTAACAGATACTGTTGGTTGGTCTGGATTTGCTCGATTAGATTTACATTTGATAAAAAATAGAAATACAATTTTTGGTTTTTCTAATAGAATACGTGTGCAATACAGAACAAATAAGCATTTGTGGTTGTTCGTTAATGATTTAGACTTTAGAGAAGCGAATTCTAATAAGCTTGTAAGCAAAAATTCTCAACATTTAAGGTACAACTATAGATTTAGCGAAAAAACAGCTCTAGAAGCATTTTTACAGTCTCAGGAGAACGAAATAGCTGCAATTCGATTCAGAGGTCTAGTAGGAGTCGGTTTACGCTTTAAATTGTCTAAATCGGAGAAATACAAGCTTTATTTTGGAAACGCGGTTATGTATGAAAACGAAAAGGTGATTGAATCTGATCAAAAGATAACCAACAGAGACTGGAGAAGTAGCTCATATTTTTCTATGAGTTTATTTCCAACAAATACTATTTCGATTGCAAGTACTACATACTTTCAACCGAGATTTGATTTATTTTCTGACTTTAGAATATCTAGTCAAACAACGATGTCATTTAGAGTCGTTAAAAATTTAAGATTTGCCACGACACTTACATATCAATATGACGAATTTCCGGTTTTAGGTATTCCAAAAGAACAGTATCGTTTAACAAACGGACTGATGTATAGTTTTTGATTATCTTACCATACCTGGAAAAGAATTCACAGGTTTTAT
This genomic stretch from Tenacibaculum jejuense harbors:
- a CDS encoding DUF481 domain-containing protein, translating into MKKRILILILVFPFTVFSQVINVENLRRVTDTVGWSGFARLDLHLIKNRNTIFGFSNRIRVQYRTNKHLWLFVNDLDFREANSNKLVSKNSQHLRYNYRFSEKTALEAFLQSQENEIAAIRFRGLVGVGLRFKLSKSEKYKLYFGNAVMYENEKVIESDQKITNRDWRSSSYFSMSLFPTNTISIASTTYFQPRFDLFSDFRISSQTTMSFRVVKNLRFATTLTYQYDEFPVLGIPKEQYRLTNGLMYSF